GTGCATGGAGCACACCTATGTGCTGGCGGTCGAGAAGCTGCTCGACCTCGAGGTGCCGCTGCGCGCGCAATATCTGCGCGTGTTCTTCGCCGAGCTGACTCGCATCAAGAACCACATGCTGAACCTTGGTTCGCACGTGATGGATGTCGGCGCGATGACGCCGAACCTGTGGATGTTCGAGCTGCGCGAAGACTGCATGGGCTTTTACGAGCGCGCGTCGGGCGCGCGGATGCACGCCAATTACTTCCGCGTCGGCGGCGTGCACCAGGACGTGCCGCTCAAGCTGCTGACCGACATCGCCGACTGGCTCGATACCCGGCTGCCGCGGCTGTTCGGCGACGCGATCAGCCTGGTCGCCGAGAACCGCATCTTCAAGCAGCGCAACGTCGATATCGGCACGGTGAGCCGCGAAGACGCGATCAAATGGGGCTTTTCGGGGCCGATGATCCGCGCCGCGGGTATTCCCTGGGATCTGCGCAAGTCGCAGCCCTATGACGTGTACGACCGGATGGAATTCGACGTGCCTGTCGGTACCAAGGGCGATTGCTACGACCGCTTCATGGTGCGCGTTGAAGAAGTGTACCAGTCGGCGCGGATCATGAAGCAATGCCTGGCGCAAATGCCCGAGGGACCGATCGCGTCGCTCGACCGCAAGGTGGTGCCGCCCAAGCGCGGCGAGATGAAGCGCTCGATGGAAGCGCTGATCCACCACTTCAAGCTGTATACCGAGGGCTTCCACGTGCCCGCAGGCGAGGTGTATGTCGCGACCGAGAGCCCCAAGGGCGAGTTCGGCGTCTATCTGGTGAGCGACGGGTCGAACAAGCCGTATCGCTGCAAGATACGGCCGACCGCGTTCAGCCATTTGCAGGCGATGGATTTCATGTCGCGCGGCCACATGCTCGCCGATACGACCGCGATCCTGGGGGCGATGGATATCGTGTTCGGGGA
The genomic region above belongs to Sphingomonas qomolangmaensis and contains:
- a CDS encoding NADH-quinone oxidoreductase subunit D, whose protein sequence is MAEYLDEIAHRTDAADPTVGDVEIQNYTINFGPQHPAAHGVLRLVMELDGEIIERIDPHVGLLHRGTEKLIEYKTYTQALPYFDRLDYCSPMCMEHTYVLAVEKLLDLEVPLRAQYLRVFFAELTRIKNHMLNLGSHVMDVGAMTPNLWMFELREDCMGFYERASGARMHANYFRVGGVHQDVPLKLLTDIADWLDTRLPRLFGDAISLVAENRIFKQRNVDIGTVSREDAIKWGFSGPMIRAAGIPWDLRKSQPYDVYDRMEFDVPVGTKGDCYDRFMVRVEEVYQSARIMKQCLAQMPEGPIASLDRKVVPPKRGEMKRSMEALIHHFKLYTEGFHVPAGEVYVATESPKGEFGVYLVSDGSNKPYRCKIRPTAFSHLQAMDFMSRGHMLADTTAILGAMDIVFGECDR